The following nucleotide sequence is from Microbulbifer sp. A4B17.
CCTCTCGCAGCTCGCGCTCGCGGAATATTCGGACATGCCCCCCCTCAACCTGATGGTATTCATCGCTGAGTTTCCAGCACACCCACTCGGGAAAGAAGGCCGGTACTGTCGCGGCAAAAATACCGGAGGGTTTTAAAACCCGATCAATCTCAGCCAGGACAGACTTGTAGTCGGGGATATGCTCAAGTACCTCTGAGCAAATAACCACATCAAAACTCCCATCGGCAAATGGTAGTTGCAAGCCATTGGCAACTCCGAACTGCAAGCGACCTTTTGAATGCTCGGGGGAGCGGAAAGGTTCTGCTCGCTCACTGGCAGTGCGCACATCATCAAAACACAGGTCAATGCCGTAAACATCAACCTCATCGGTGATCATCAAATGAATGGAATGGCGCCCTTCGCCGCACCCCAGGTCGAGGACTTTTTGGCCCGGGCGAAGGTTTAAGTGCTGGGGATCTACGGTAATCATTAAGCGGCCTCCGCACTGCGCATATTCGGAGTTTCTATTTCATGATTACTGGGTTGCTCCGCCAGGGAATGTCCGAGAATTTCCCGATAATATTTCACCAAACTCTCTGCAGCAATTTTCCAGGAAAACTTATTCTCAATGCGCTGACGACCTTTCTCGCTGAGCTCTTTGCGCAGCGCTTCACTGGATAAAACCTGGCGCAGAGCATTGGCCAAAGCCTCGTGATTGCCTGCAGGAACCACGATTCCTGCATCCCCAACCACTTCGGGCAATGCACCTCCATCACTGGATACTACTGGGGCACCACATGCCATTGCCTCCCCGGCAGGCAAACCAAAACCTTCGTAGAGCGATGGGCAAACTACTGCTGTAGCCCTGCGGTAATTATCGACCAGTTCTTCGTTAGAGATCCCCGAGACAAACTTAACTTTATCTTGAAGATCCAGATCGTGAAGCAAGCGTTCCGTGGCGCCGCCTTCGCGTAATTTGCCAACCACCAACAACTCTATGTTTTCATATTCCTGTCGCAATTCCGCCAACGCCTGTAATAAAAAGCGCAGACCTTTGAGCGGCTGGTCTGCCGATGCGGTAGTCATAATTCGCAGAGGCAAGCGCTTATTCTCGCCCCCAGGGTTAAATAATTCGGTATCAATACCGTTGTAAATTAGGTGAATCTGTTCGGGAGCTACGCCAAACTGCTCAATGATATCCCGCTCAGATTGCCTGGAAACTGTCACGATATGGCGAAGTTTCCGCGATACCTTGATCTGCATATTCAAAAAATTATGCCAGCGACGTACCAGCAAACGAAAACGCCAATCGGGGGCGGCATCTAATGCCAGTTGACGATCCCGGGTAATGGGGTGATGAATTGTCGCGACAACAGGCAATCCATTTTTCTCGATATCCAGCAAGCCGTAACAGAGTGATTGGTTATCGTGAACAATGTCGTATTGTTTGCCGTGCTTGCGCAGGTATTTATTTACCCGACGGCCAAACGTATAAGGCTCGGCAAAACCGCCGGTAAGCTTACTCCACCATTCAAAAAAATCCGCCCACGACAGCAAGTGACGAGGCTTCAAGGCCCGTGCTGGACGCTCAACTTCATAGAGGTTCAACCCTGGCATTTTGATGAGTTTTACGCGTTCATCGAGTTCTGGGTAGGGCTGGCCAGAAATAACATCCACGGAGTGACCGGCATCAACCAGTGCTTTACTCAGGTAGCGCAGGTAGATGCCCTGACCACCACTGTGTGGATTGCTGCGATACCCCAAAAGGCATATTTTTAGTGGCTGCGTCTCGCCAGCCGTTGGACCGTCTGCACAATTTCCCAAGGCGGTCATAGTTTCCCCATCTGCAATATTCTTATACCCCATAACATTATCCGCTCTCGCACAGACATTCTGCGAATGCCAACGTCTAAGAGACGACCGTCTGGGGTGCCTCGCTGGTAAAGCGGAAGAATACACTGGCGGAGAAATGACTGCTAGGCGGAAGCGGTCCACACTCTTGGTATCCTAGCCCAAGGGTGTGACCGCAAGCCAAAATAGCGACAACACGGCAGAGCGCCTTAACCGATAGACACAAGTTATGATCAGGAGGAATAGGAACAGGAAGGGAAAAAACAGATCGGGAATAAAAAATGCCCGCCAAATGGCGGGCCAGATTTCTCGAACACACTTTCAGGAGGAGAGTTTCAAGCACATTACGCACTTAAATTTAGGTATAGCAGAGGAATTACCTCCTCTGACTCTCCTGTCGTAAAAGCCGTTCACTAAAACGGCAATCGGCGTTAAAGCACACCGCCAATGTTTATACCCGATGCAAATAGCTCTGGTATTCAACATCGGTAACCCGGGCAGCTATCTCCGCCTGCTCCTGTCGTTTCAACAGGGAGAACAATTCCACAAAGCGGGGATCGAGATACTCACGCCACAATGGGCTATTCTCAAATTGCTCCAGAGCACCGCTCCAGGTATTGATGAGTTTCTCACTCTTTACCTGATATGCATCACCTTCCACAGGCGCCGGCGGTTCCATCTGCTTCTCAATGCCATGGCATACGCCAGTGAGAATCGCAGCCAACACCAAGTAGGGATTCACATCCGCCCCAGCAATGCGATGCTCAATACGCCGCGCCACAGGATCACTGGCAGGCACTCGCAAAGTTGTAGTGCGATTATCGTAGCCCCAGCAGAGATTCAGCGGTGCGTGAGAGCTCTCCTGGAAGCGGCGGTAGGAGTTGCTGTGAGGTGCGAAAAACGCCATCGCATCATTGGCAGTAACCAGCATTCCAGCTGCGGCATAACGCAGTAAATCGGAGCCAGTGTCAGAACCGTCGTCAAAAACGTTCTTGCCATTGGCGTCGATCAAACTCATATGCACGTGCATTCCATTACCCGCCTGATCCCCAAAGGGCTTGGCCATGGTACTCACACGGAAGCCGTGACTGCGTGCCACACCTTTGAGCAAGCGTTTAAACAACAATGTTTGATCGGCCACTTTAACGGGGTCGGCACTGTGCAACAGGTTGATTTCAAACTGTCCGGGCGCACATTCAGACAATACCGAATCTGCAGGAATCCCCTGCTCTTCACAGGCAGCCCGCACATCAGCAAAGAAGTGCCGCTGCGCATTGAGTTCAGAAAGATCGTAAACGTCAGTGGACGGTACCAGCTCAGCATCGTTGTCGCTAACCGGGCGCGGGCGCGCCAAGTGATCCACCTCATCACGGAGGAGGTAGAATTCCAGCTCGGTAGCACACACTGCGGTATAACCCAACTTGCCAAGGCGCTCTACCACGCGCTGCAACTGGCTGCGGGGATCGGCGTAGAGAGTGGAACCATCCGCCTCGTGAAGTTGCATGTGCAACTGGCCAGTGGATTCACGATGCCATGGTGCATGGGCAATCGGGGATACGGGCAAACAAACGCCATCGCTGTCTCCACTGGCAAAGACCAGCGGGCTATCTTCAATATCCCGCCCCCAGATATCGAGGCTGACTGCACTGCGCGGCATTTGCAGGCTACCCTTGAGCAATTTCTCGGCAGCTTCTGCCGGCAACCATTTCCCTCGCGGCACACCATTGATATCGAACATAAAGCCTTCAATCCACTTTAAGTCCGGGTGCTCTGCCAGGAATTTTTGCGACCGCGCCAACAGGTCAGGCTGGGCGGTGAATTCTTTTTCTTGAGACATAAGGTGCCTGGGATGATCCAATCCAAACGCAGAGGCAGCCCGGTTCCCCCTCTTCCATTCATACAATGAAAAACGGAATCCCCGACCACCCCTTCAACAGAGTATCTTGCCGCTATGTTACGCCAGTGCTTTAGCAGTGTCGTCCAGGGCGCGGTGTGCTTTTTCTACCAGCTCATCAACCTGCTCAGTGGTCATAATCAGCGGTGGTGCGATAACCATGGCATCGCCAACGGCGCGCATAACCAAACCGTGCTTGATACTCAGGTCACGACATACCGCACCAGCGGTGCAATCATCGTCAAAACGAGCACGGCTGGCCTTATCTTTTACCAGCTCCAAGGCGCCGACCATACCCAGGCTACGGGTTTCACCAACGATCGGATGCTCTGCCAGTTCAGACCAACGCTTGGACAAGTAGGGGCCAGTTACATCGCGAACATTCTCAATAATCTTCTCGTTGCGCAGAATATTGATAGTCGCCAAGCCTGCCATACAGGCAGCCGGGTGCGCAGAATAGGTGTAGCCGTGGGTAAATTCACCGCCTTTGTTTTTAACCACCTCCGCAACACGATCACTCACCATGGTTCCGCCCAAAGGGAAGTAACCGTTGGTTACCGCTTTGGCGAAGGTCATCAGGTCAGGCTTCATACCGTAGTAGTCAGCACCGAACCATTCACCGGTACGACCGAAACCAAATATCACTTCGTCCATTACCAATAGGATGTCGTACTGATCCAATACTCTCTTAACTTCTGGCCAGTAGGTTTCTGGCGGTATAATTACGCCACCAGCACCTTGGATTGGCTCGGCAATAAACGCCGCAACATTGTCTGGGCCCAGCTCCTGGATTTTCTCATCCAGGCTGCGAGCAGCTTGGATACCAAATTCCTCCGGAGACATATCGCCGCCCTCACCGAACCAGTAGGGTTGCTGTACGTACTCAATGTAGTCCAGCGGCTGGAACTGCTTGTGCATACCGCTCATACCACCCAGGCTGGCGCCGGCGATGGTGGAGCCGTGGTAACCGTTCTTGCGGGAAATCACGATGCGCTTCTCGGGCTTATCCTGGATATCCCAGTAGCGACGGATCAGCCGCAGGTTAGTATCGTTGGCCTCTGAACCGGAGCCTGTAAAGAACACATTGTTCATATGCGCCGGGGTCACTTCCGCCAGGGCATCGGCAAGTTCAATCGAAGGCACAGTGGTGCACTGGAAGAAGCTGTTATAGAAAGGCAGTGTATTCAGCTGCTCGTAAATAGCATTGCTGATTTCTTTGCGGCTGTAGCCGAGATTACAGCACCAGAGTCCCGACATTCCGTCGAGCATTTTGTTACCATCAATATCGGTGATATAAGCGCCCTCAGCGCTGGTAATCACACGAGTACCCTGCTTACCGAGATCGTGAAAATCAGTAAACGGGTGTAACAGGTGCTCACGGTCGTGTTGCTGCAGCTCAGTCTTGTTCATATTTCTCTCCTGGCTTTCACAGGCCTTGCTAAGCGCCCACCAATCGGGCTCAAAAGGCCAAATCGTTACCACTAATTTGTGATCACATTCTAGTGGGGCCATCAACAGGAGCGCAAGGTCTATCTGCCCTTGCTAAAAACATAAGGTCGATTTGTACCGTTGCGGGGGAGAAAAAAGTGGGAACTATCTGGTCATAAGTACCTGGATAGCTGGAAATGGCAGAGAGCTGCTACAGCAGCTCCTCTGCGGAGATTGAGCCGAGCCCCTCTTCAATATCCTGCTGAATAGCTTTGCGCACCTTCAGCACGTCGTTGCTGGCAATGGCTTCGAGCAGGTCCTGGTGCCTGTCGGGCAGCTCCTGAACACCGAAACGCTGGAAAACCAGGTGCTGGAGGGGAGCAGTCTGCAGCCACAGACTCTCAATCAGGGACAGGATGATATGGGGTTGCCCCAGACGGTAGAGAGTGAAGTGAAACTCCAGATTGGTGGTTACATAGCGCTCGATATCTTTCTGGACAAGCGCTTCTGTTACGCGCTCATCCAACTCCCGCAATTGCGCTAAATCAGCATCTCCCACCAGTGGCAGGGCCTGTTCCGCGGCCTGGCACTCCAAGGCGACTCGAGCAGCGCAGATCTCTGCCAACTTTTCCGGGGTCATTGTCGGCACCTTGACCCGCCGGGTATCGGACAACTCCAGAGCCCGCTCAGAGGTCAGGCGGCGCAACGCCTCTCGAACCGGCATCGGACTGCAATTGAGATCCGAAGCCAGGCCCCGGATCGTAATCGCCCTGCCCGGCAAAAACTTGCCCCGAAGAATGGCATCACGCACCTGAAAATAAACCCGCTCCTGGGTTGTACGGTACTCTTCCTGTGGACTGTTAAATTCCTGCACCATACTTAAGCGGCCCTGACCTGCTCCAACATGTGGGGCACATCCTCGGCACCCACCTCAATTAAATGCTCCACCGCCTGACCACTTTGCCAGATCTCATAAAAATCATCTGCAACCCTCCGGCTGAGGTCGACCACCCGCCCCCAGTACTTCAAACGGTCTTCACGATCGAGCTTGTAGAAATCATTGCGGTCCGGGATTTTGCCATAGGGCAAGGAGGCAACGAATTTGGGCGAAGGAGCCACAACCAGAGTGGATTGCATGGCATCTCCGCGAACCCGTCGCCAGGAAAGCCCTTTATCAAACCAGCCAGGCACCATATAAGGGAAAAAGTGCGGGTAAAGCACTAATCCCTGGGGATGACGGAAGCGCAAATCAAAGTGGTAGTCGGTGATACCACCATCTCGATAATTGCCTTCGGGGGCCCCCTTGGGTGTCTGCACCCCTGTCATCACCAGAGGGATACAGCCACTGGCCAACACTGCAGCACAGGTATTCTGCTCCGTTAGCGGAATGTTTTCGGTACTCAAGTTTTGGAAATGAATACCCGCTGACTTTTGCGAATGAAAAACCATCCGCTCCCAAAAAGCGCTCAGGCTATTGCGGGATACGGCATTTGCCATTGCTGAGGCAAGTAGTGCCGGTGCCAGCAACGCCTTATTTTCACTGGCCAGAGGTCCCCTGCCCCTGACCGCCACAAAATGGCTGTGCCAGATAGGGTTTTCCACTACCTCGCGAGCGCCATCAGTCCCCAATACCGCCTGCAGCATCTTGCGACCACCGGCGGTAATTTCCTCGGGAGAGGGCTTTTCGGAATAAGTCTGGTAAATGTAGTGATGCTCTAATCGCTCAAGTGCTGACAGTGGCTCTGCCATTGCGTAACACATATTGCGAAAACTGCCGATAGATGAACCCAGGGTGACGATTGGTTCGTTCCGTTCCTTGAAGAACTCCCCCATCAACACACGATCCAATTGGCTAATCACCAGCCACTTGGGGCCACCGGAAGCGCCGACCAGCGTTGAGAACTGTCTCTGGGACAGCCCCTCTTCACGTATGCGCCGCGCAGCCGTCTCTCCGGCCAGTAGAATACAACTGGTATTTTTCACTCACTTTCTCTTTTTCTTGGCCGTCAGAACTTATCTCAGGCTGCAACTATCCCGGACTACCACTCACCCTGGTTTTCCATAGACATCCAGGGCTCCTGAGGAGGGAGCGGCTCTCCACTTTGCAGCAACTCAATGGAAATCCCATCCGGAGAGCGAAGAAATGCCATATGACCGTCTCTCGGAGGCCTGTTGATAATCACTCCCTGATCCATCATTCGTTGGCAGGCCGCATAAATATCATTCACCCGATAAGCCAGGTGACCAAAATTTCGCCCGCCAGTGTAACTTTCCGGATCCCAATTGTAAGTGAGTTCCAGTGTCGGAGCCTTGTTCTCCCTGGCTGCTTCAAGGTCCTCGGGTGCTGCAAGGTATACCAGGGTGAAACGCCCTTTATCGTAATCATTTCGATTAACAACCTGCAGGCCCAACTTTTCACAGTAAAACGCCAAAGATTCATCCAGATTGGTTACGCGAACCATGGTGTGTAAGTACTTCACCCTCTACTCCTTCTTGTTGCCAAGCTCTACAATCAGCCCATAACAAATAAATCGGCTTTTTAAAGCTAAACGCATATGTATAAAAAATTCTATCGCGAGTTCCTCCAGGCGCCCAGTGGCAGCCCCTCTTCAATGCTGCACATGGCCTGTCACTCCCATCACTACTGGCCCGATGTTACCCTGGATGCAGTGCAGCAGTACTGGCGTGATGCAGCTCTGCTGGCCGATGAAAAATGGGGACCAATTTTTGAGGAGAAGATACCCTCATGGCAAGCGGTGATCGCAAAATCCCTCAACTTGCCCAGGGCAGATTTGATCGCAATCGCTCCAAACACCCATGAATTAGTGTACCGACTGCTGAGTTCATTCGATCCCAACAAGCCACTGCGAATCCTCACTACGGATGGTGAGTTCTATAGTTTTACCCGCCAACTACAGCGGCTGGAAGAACTTCCCCAAGTGGAGGTAACGAGGATTGCCAAGGAGCCCTTTGCCACACTGGCAGAGCGGTTCGAAACCGAACTGCACAGAAATGAATACCAGCTGGCCTATGCCAGCCTGGTATTTTTTGATTCCGGCGTGGTATTTCCCCAACTGCTGGACATCGCTGCACAAAAGCCGCAAGACACCCAGTTCGTAATCGATGGATATCACGGATTCTTCGCCCGCCCGATCAATCTTTCAACCGTTGCCGACAAGATTTTTTTTACAGCAGGATCTTACAAGTATCTCGGCGCCGGCGAAGGCCTGTGCTTTATGACTATTCCCGAGAACTGCACAATGCGGCCACTTAATACAGGCTGGTTCGCAGAAATGGCGGAGCTGGAAAATCGCTCGGGGAAAGTCGGCTATAGCGATAATTGGCTGCGCTTTGCAGGTGCGACCATGGATTATTCAACGCTCTATAAAGCCCTGGCTATTTTTGATTTATTCCATCGCGAAGGTATTACCATAGAGAAAATACACCGCTATGTTCTCGATGCGCAAACCCGCTTCTTGGACAGTATGGACAAATCAGACCATCCCATCTTGAATCGCAGTAACTTGATTTATCACGATCTGGAACAAGGTCACGGCCACTTTTTCACATTTGACTGTTCTCAGCCCGAAATCTCACAAAGGGTTCAGGAAGAGCTCAAGGCTCGAGCCGTTCTGTGTGACCGCCGACAACAGTTTCTCAGGCTGGGATTCGCCATCTATCACGATAAAGATGAAACTTATCAGCAAGTATTTAACTCTTAAGGGCTTTAAAGCTAAGAGAGCAGTGTAATTTATACAGCCACTGTTAGGGCATGTTTTACGTAGACAAGGCACAATAGCTCAGCAGCGGTTCAGATTCCATTTATAAAATAATGGCGTCATTTTCTT
It contains:
- a CDS encoding glutamine synthetase family protein; the encoded protein is MSQEKEFTAQPDLLARSQKFLAEHPDLKWIEGFMFDINGVPRGKWLPAEAAEKLLKGSLQMPRSAVSLDIWGRDIEDSPLVFASGDSDGVCLPVSPIAHAPWHRESTGQLHMQLHEADGSTLYADPRSQLQRVVERLGKLGYTAVCATELEFYLLRDEVDHLARPRPVSDNDAELVPSTDVYDLSELNAQRHFFADVRAACEEQGIPADSVLSECAPGQFEINLLHSADPVKVADQTLLFKRLLKGVARSHGFRVSTMAKPFGDQAGNGMHVHMSLIDANGKNVFDDGSDTGSDLLRYAAAGMLVTANDAMAFFAPHSNSYRRFQESSHAPLNLCWGYDNRTTTLRVPASDPVARRIEHRIAGADVNPYLVLAAILTGVCHGIEKQMEPPAPVEGDAYQVKSEKLINTWSGALEQFENSPLWREYLDPRFVELFSLLKRQEQAEIAARVTDVEYQSYLHRV
- a CDS encoding class I SAM-dependent methyltransferase; translation: MITVDPQHLNLRPGQKVLDLGCGEGRHSIHLMITDEVDVYGIDLCFDDVRTASERAEPFRSPEHSKGRLQFGVANGLQLPFADGSFDVVICSEVLEHIPDYKSVLAEIDRVLKPSGIFAATVPAFFPEWVCWKLSDEYHQVEGGHVRIFRERELREDIEKLGHHYFARHKAHALHAPYWWLKCLFWDKPNSRLVSAYHRLLVWDLMKKPAFTQVLEKLLNPLLGKSIALYFAKPAGSTQRVDTPLSLPEGAEA
- a CDS encoding aspartate aminotransferase family protein encodes the protein MNKTELQQHDREHLLHPFTDFHDLGKQGTRVITSAEGAYITDIDGNKMLDGMSGLWCCNLGYSRKEISNAIYEQLNTLPFYNSFFQCTTVPSIELADALAEVTPAHMNNVFFTGSGSEANDTNLRLIRRYWDIQDKPEKRIVISRKNGYHGSTIAGASLGGMSGMHKQFQPLDYIEYVQQPYWFGEGGDMSPEEFGIQAARSLDEKIQELGPDNVAAFIAEPIQGAGGVIIPPETYWPEVKRVLDQYDILLVMDEVIFGFGRTGEWFGADYYGMKPDLMTFAKAVTNGYFPLGGTMVSDRVAEVVKNKGGEFTHGYTYSAHPAACMAGLATINILRNEKIIENVRDVTGPYLSKRWSELAEHPIVGETRSLGMVGALELVKDKASRARFDDDCTAGAVCRDLSIKHGLVMRAVGDAMVIAPPLIMTTEQVDELVEKAHRALDDTAKALA
- a CDS encoding glycosyltransferase family 4 protein, whose translation is MTALGNCADGPTAGETQPLKICLLGYRSNPHSGGQGIYLRYLSKALVDAGHSVDVISGQPYPELDERVKLIKMPGLNLYEVERPARALKPRHLLSWADFFEWWSKLTGGFAEPYTFGRRVNKYLRKHGKQYDIVHDNQSLCYGLLDIEKNGLPVVATIHHPITRDRQLALDAAPDWRFRLLVRRWHNFLNMQIKVSRKLRHIVTVSRQSERDIIEQFGVAPEQIHLIYNGIDTELFNPGGENKRLPLRIMTTASADQPLKGLRFLLQALAELRQEYENIELLVVGKLREGGATERLLHDLDLQDKVKFVSGISNEELVDNYRRATAVVCPSLYEGFGLPAGEAMACGAPVVSSDGGALPEVVGDAGIVVPAGNHEALANALRQVLSSEALRKELSEKGRQRIENKFSWKIAAESLVKYYREILGHSLAEQPSNHEIETPNMRSAEAA
- a CDS encoding GntR family transcriptional regulator, translating into MVQEFNSPQEEYRTTQERVYFQVRDAILRGKFLPGRAITIRGLASDLNCSPMPVREALRRLTSERALELSDTRRVKVPTMTPEKLAEICAARVALECQAAEQALPLVGDADLAQLRELDERVTEALVQKDIERYVTTNLEFHFTLYRLGQPHIILSLIESLWLQTAPLQHLVFQRFGVQELPDRHQDLLEAIASNDVLKVRKAIQQDIEEGLGSISAEELL
- a CDS encoding aminotransferase class V-fold PLP-dependent enzyme, with the protein product MYKKFYREFLQAPSGSPSSMLHMACHSHHYWPDVTLDAVQQYWRDAALLADEKWGPIFEEKIPSWQAVIAKSLNLPRADLIAIAPNTHELVYRLLSSFDPNKPLRILTTDGEFYSFTRQLQRLEELPQVEVTRIAKEPFATLAERFETELHRNEYQLAYASLVFFDSGVVFPQLLDIAAQKPQDTQFVIDGYHGFFARPINLSTVADKIFFTAGSYKYLGAGEGLCFMTIPENCTMRPLNTGWFAEMAELENRSGKVGYSDNWLRFAGATMDYSTLYKALAIFDLFHREGITIEKIHRYVLDAQTRFLDSMDKSDHPILNRSNLIYHDLEQGHGHFFTFDCSQPEISQRVQEELKARAVLCDRRQQFLRLGFAIYHDKDETYQQVFNS
- a CDS encoding VOC family protein; the encoded protein is MKYLHTMVRVTNLDESLAFYCEKLGLQVVNRNDYDKGRFTLVYLAAPEDLEAARENKAPTLELTYNWDPESYTGGRNFGHLAYRVNDIYAACQRMMDQGVIINRPPRDGHMAFLRSPDGISIELLQSGEPLPPQEPWMSMENQGEW